In Bacteriovorax stolpii, a single genomic region encodes these proteins:
- a CDS encoding thioredoxin family protein, with the protein MKHLLFSSLLLLSLSAFADVKPKSDAPNFKLNDLAGKEHALSDFKGKWVVLEWFNKDCPYVKKHYGSSNMQSLQKTFTDKGVVWLTINSSAKGEQGYQEAADAEKTIKELKANQSFLLTDASGSVGRLYGAKTTPHMFVISPEQKIVYAGAIDDNSAADPAVIPQSKNYVAEALNAAMAGKAVAVATSRPYGCNVKYK; encoded by the coding sequence ATGAAACACTTATTATTTTCTTCTCTCTTATTACTTTCTCTTTCAGCGTTTGCAGACGTAAAACCAAAATCAGATGCACCTAATTTTAAATTGAATGATCTTGCAGGCAAAGAGCATGCACTTAGTGACTTCAAAGGTAAATGGGTTGTTCTGGAATGGTTTAACAAGGATTGCCCTTACGTCAAAAAACATTACGGAAGCTCAAACATGCAATCACTACAAAAAACATTCACAGACAAAGGAGTTGTCTGGTTAACGATTAATTCATCTGCTAAAGGTGAGCAAGGTTACCAGGAAGCTGCTGATGCTGAAAAAACAATAAAAGAACTTAAAGCAAACCAATCCTTTCTTTTAACTGATGCAAGTGGATCGGTGGGAAGACTTTATGGAGCGAAAACAACTCCACACATGTTTGTTATTTCTCCTGAGCAAAAAATTGTTTATGCAGGAGCAATTGATGATAACAGTGCCGCTGACCCGGCAGTGATTCCTCAGTCGAAGAATTATGTCGCTGAAGCGCTGAATGCGGCCATGGCCGGAAAGGCCGTTGCTGTGGCGACTTCGAGACCGTATGGATGTAATGTGAAATACAAATAA
- a CDS encoding pyridoxal phosphate-dependent aminotransferase — MSRLDNISLGKIVVIREKLLKAQKDGQKIYRFESGDPSFDVHPNVKSAIEKALEANKTHYIPNNGIPELRETLAQKLNTQNKIPVKPAHISITNGAMHALYVTYQCIVEEGDEVIVPDPMWTEAVENARLAGAKTIGIELKPEHNYVYRAADIEKAITKKTKVIFLNSPQNPTGAIIPLEELQKIADLAVKNNLWIVSDEAYEHILFDGGTHTSIASLIPTYDKTVSVYSYSKSYAMSGLRLGYFASMNELFNDRAAKLLRCTVNGINSISQWGAIHAVKDTPAQWYADMNAEYLKRRNLFLDSLKDQDILTPYVPKAAFYLWCKVKPGIDVEKLSEELAQKGIGNAPGSCFGDSPESLQSIRLAFSCDTQMIVEGSKELNKFLKDYK, encoded by the coding sequence ATGAGCCGACTGGATAATATCTCGCTGGGAAAGATTGTTGTTATTAGAGAAAAACTCTTAAAAGCACAGAAGGACGGTCAAAAGATCTACCGTTTTGAATCGGGAGATCCAAGCTTTGATGTTCACCCGAATGTCAAAAGCGCCATCGAAAAGGCCTTAGAGGCCAACAAGACTCACTACATTCCTAACAATGGCATTCCGGAGCTAAGAGAAACTCTTGCTCAAAAGTTAAACACTCAAAACAAAATCCCGGTCAAGCCAGCTCACATCTCTATCACTAATGGGGCCATGCACGCTTTATACGTAACTTACCAGTGCATCGTTGAAGAAGGCGATGAAGTGATTGTCCCTGATCCAATGTGGACAGAGGCCGTAGAAAACGCGCGCCTGGCGGGAGCAAAAACAATTGGGATCGAATTAAAACCAGAACACAACTACGTTTACCGTGCAGCCGATATTGAAAAAGCGATCACGAAAAAAACAAAAGTCATTTTCTTAAACTCTCCACAAAACCCGACGGGAGCAATCATTCCTTTGGAAGAATTGCAAAAGATCGCCGATCTGGCGGTAAAAAATAATTTATGGATCGTCAGTGATGAAGCCTACGAGCATATTCTTTTTGATGGCGGGACTCACACTTCTATTGCTTCCTTAATTCCTACTTACGACAAAACCGTTTCAGTTTACTCATACTCAAAATCATACGCAATGAGCGGCCTGCGCTTAGGTTACTTCGCTTCAATGAATGAACTCTTTAATGACCGTGCAGCTAAGCTTCTTCGTTGTACAGTCAATGGAATTAATAGTATCTCTCAATGGGGTGCGATCCACGCAGTAAAAGACACTCCAGCCCAATGGTATGCAGACATGAATGCTGAGTACTTAAAGAGAAGAAATCTTTTCTTAGACTCACTAAAGGATCAAGATATCCTGACTCCTTATGTTCCAAAAGCTGCTTTCTATTTATGGTGTAAAGTGAAGCCAGGTATTGATGTCGAAAAACTTTCTGAAGAATTAGCACAGAAAGGAATTGGAAACGCACCTGGAAGCTGTTTTGGTGATTCACCAGAGAGCTTGCAGTCTATCCGACTTGCTTTTAGCTGTGACACACAGATGATTGTGGAAGGATCAAAAGAATTAAATAAGTTTTTAAAAGACTACAAATAA